The sequence below is a genomic window from Micromonospora aurantiaca ATCC 27029.
ATGGGCATGCTCTGCGCGGTCAGCTTCAACCGGTACGGGCGCCTCTACTACCTCGACCCGGGCGAGCTGCGCCCGCAGGTGGGCGACCGGGTGCTGGTGCCCACCGACGAGGGGCCCGAGGTGGCCGAGTGCGTCTGGGCCGCGCAGTGGGTCAGCGAGGACACCGACAGCTTCCCGAAACTCGCAGGGATCGCCGGCGACGAAGACCTGCGCCGCGACGAGATGCTGCGCCGGCGCAAGGCCGAGGCGAAGGTCGCCGCCAAGCGGCTGATCCGCGAACACGGCCTGCCGATGAAGGTGGTCGCCGTCGACCACGTCCTGGCCACGCCGGAGAACGGCAGTGACCGCACCACCATCTACTTCACCGCGCCGCACCGCGTCGACTTCCGCTCGCTGGTCCGCGACCTGGGCGCCACGCTGCACTGCCGGGTCGAGCTGCGGCAACTGTCCGCCCGGGACTCCGCCCGCGTGCAGGGCGGCATCGGCTCCTGCGGGCGCGATCTGTGCTGCGCCACGTTCCTGACCGACTTCGAGCCGGTGA
It includes:
- a CDS encoding PSP1 domain-containing protein translates to MGMLCAVSFNRYGRLYYLDPGELRPQVGDRVLVPTDEGPEVAECVWAAQWVSEDTDSFPKLAGIAGDEDLRRDEMLRRRKAEAKVAAKRLIREHGLPMKVVAVDHVLATPENGSDRTTIYFTAPHRVDFRSLVRDLGATLHCRVELRQLSARDSARVQGGIGSCGRDLCCATFLTDFEPVTIRMAKDQDLPLNPLRISGACGRLMCCLKYEHPLYQKFQESAPAVGSRVSTPQGEGKVVGHSVPRDAVTVRLDADGSRSMCSRASVCGPRQAHDQHYPQP